The sequence CGAAGCCATCTCTGCCAGCATGCTCTCGTATTCGCGGCGAGAGAAGTTGTCCACCAGTGTCCCGAAAAGGTCGAAGATAATGGCTGCGTATTTCATTCAGTCAACCCTCACTACGCTTGTGTCCTAAAGTCAACGTCATCCTGTCGAACAGCAGCCAGGGGTCATCAGGATTGCTCGCAACGTACGCAGTCAGCTTCCGAATACCTTCCTGAAAGGCCTTGTCAGATACCATGGTCAATACCGATGTATGCTTCGCCGTTACCAGCTCAACACGGGCGGCACCCGTCTCGCAGGTCTGCTGTACCACCTCTTCTGAGACGACGTCTGAAAAACCGGCATCCTTTATCAGTCCCTCTACTGTGCCAATGCTGAGAGTCCTTGCTTCGTCGATAGCCAGGACCTCAGGAATGAAGGTGTGCTCGATATCATCCCGTATCTGCTCGATTGCCCCGTATCGGACAAGCAGGACTCCCGAACTTCTGAGGACCCGCCAGCACTCGGCCACAACGCTGGGCGGCGAGTCCGTGTGGTGAAGGAGGTGGGACATGAAGACCGCGTCAAATGACGCATCCGGGTAGGTCAGCTTCTGGGCGTCCTTCTGGTCCCAGCTGACCTGCGCCGCTGTGTCCTTCTCTCTTGCCCGCCCCAGCATTTCCGGGGAGGAGTCCGCCCCGGTCACCCGAAAGTGCAGCTGGGCTGCCATCGGGATGGCGAACCTCCCCGTCCCACACCCCAGGTCGAGTACTTCGGCTCCTTCCTGCGCGCCGGAGTACCTCGAAACAAGCGCCAGCCACATCTCCATGTTCTGCTCCGAGAGCGAGCGCCCCCTGTCGTAGAACGCGGCTATCTTCCCGTAGTCCGCTTTCCTCACGCGGTCTCTCCCTCAATCTCGGGGTGCCCGGCGAGCCACGCCAGCCCGATCTCCCCTCCCCTGTTCAGCACCTTCGCACCGGCAACGATAGACGCACGTCCGGCGTTACCGTCAGTGTACCCCGAAAGGTAGTACTCCCAGGCATTCAGGTAGTAGTCCGCATAATCCTGTGCCAGGTTTTCTTCGCCCATTTCTTCCAGGAGCGACACCGCTACGGTACGGTTGACACTCCAGGCTTCTTCCGTGGGCAGTCCCAGGA comes from Dehalococcoidales bacterium and encodes:
- a CDS encoding class I SAM-dependent methyltransferase, which produces MRKADYGKIAAFYDRGRSLSEQNMEMWLALVSRYSGAQEGAEVLDLGCGTGRFAIPMAAQLHFRVTGADSSPEMLGRAREKDTAAQVSWDQKDAQKLTYPDASFDAVFMSHLLHHTDSPPSVVAECWRVLRSSGVLLVRYGAIEQIRDDIEHTFIPEVLAIDEARTLSIGTVEGLIKDAGFSDVVSEEVVQQTCETGAARVELVTAKHTSVLTMVSDKAFQEGIRKLTAYVASNPDDPWLLFDRMTLTLGHKRSEG